In one Niallia taxi genomic region, the following are encoded:
- a CDS encoding replication-associated recombination protein A produces MNGEPLAYRMRPTTIDEVVGQQDIIGKQTSLYKMIKNGYVPSMLLYGEPGIGKTSIAFAIAGTTSLPFIALNATTAGKKDVEAVVDEARLTGKVLLFLDEIHRFNKAQQDYLLPHVERGDIVLIGATTENPYHDVNPAIRSRCGQIKQLKRLTDTDIEELLTRAIKEERGLGSFAIEITNEQIKKIAQGTNGDARKSLTLLESIVYSSDKEDGKFIIKDEMVEAMIEKVGVYGDKKGSHFYNLLSSLQKSIRGSDVDAALYYLAHLLETGDLVAVNRRLLVIAYEDIGLAKTSVGNNVLAAVTASERLGLPEARIPLSVAVVEMCLSSKSNAAYKALDAAIADVRSGNVGDIPMHLRDGHYAGSKVLGHVGYVYPHDYPIGTFGGWVNQDYLPDKLKGTKYYVPTEAGEEKKLKAIYERLAGFRTDSGKKQ; encoded by the coding sequence GTGAATGGAGAACCATTAGCATATCGAATGAGACCTACGACAATTGATGAGGTTGTCGGGCAACAAGATATAATCGGTAAACAAACAAGTTTATATAAAATGATTAAAAATGGCTATGTACCATCGATGCTTTTATATGGTGAGCCTGGTATAGGAAAGACCTCCATTGCCTTTGCGATTGCCGGTACAACAAGCTTGCCCTTTATTGCTTTAAATGCAACGACAGCAGGCAAAAAAGATGTGGAAGCAGTTGTGGATGAAGCAAGGCTAACAGGCAAGGTGCTGCTTTTTCTTGATGAGATTCATCGTTTTAATAAAGCCCAGCAGGATTATTTGCTTCCACATGTGGAGAGAGGAGATATCGTTTTGATTGGGGCAACAACAGAAAACCCTTATCACGATGTGAATCCCGCTATCAGAAGCCGCTGCGGCCAGATCAAGCAGCTAAAAAGATTGACAGATACAGATATTGAGGAGCTTCTCACACGAGCAATCAAGGAAGAACGCGGCCTTGGCAGTTTTGCTATTGAGATTACAAATGAACAAATTAAAAAAATTGCGCAAGGCACAAATGGTGACGCAAGAAAATCTCTCACCCTTTTAGAATCAATCGTCTACTCTTCAGACAAGGAAGATGGCAAATTTATTATAAAAGACGAGATGGTTGAAGCGATGATTGAAAAAGTCGGTGTGTATGGAGATAAGAAGGGCTCCCATTTCTACAATTTGCTGTCAAGCCTGCAAAAAAGCATCCGTGGCAGCGATGTTGATGCTGCTCTTTACTATTTGGCTCATTTGCTCGAAACCGGTGATCTTGTGGCAGTCAACAGAAGACTGCTTGTTATCGCCTACGAGGATATTGGACTAGCCAAAACGTCTGTCGGAAACAATGTCCTTGCTGCTGTCACAGCCAGCGAAAGGCTCGGCCTTCCTGAAGCAAGAATTCCATTATCTGTTGCGGTTGTGGAAATGTGCTTATCCTCTAAATCAAATGCCGCATACAAAGCACTTGATGCAGCAATAGCTGATGTAAGAAGCGGCAATGTTGGGGATATCCCGATGCATCTTCGTGACGGTCACTATGCTGGGAGTAAGGTGTTAGGACATGTAGGATATGTATATCCCCATGATTATCCAATTGGTACTTTCGGGGGCTGGGTTAATCAGGACTATTTACCAGATAAGCTAAAGGGCACTAAGTATTATGTGCCGACAGAGGCAGGAGAAGAGAAAAAGCTCAAGGCTATTTATGAACGGTTAGCAGGATTCCGGACAGATAGCGGGAAAAAACAATAA
- the menC gene encoding o-succinylbenzoate synthase — MKIDRIELLHLKMPLLHPFETSFGRLTEKDFYLIKMFSGEHIGYGESVAMPNPGYTEETTGTSAYMMEEFLIPLLFNSKINHPDDVSAIFSPIRRNNMAKAALEGAVWDLYSKKRKISLAHALGGTRESIDVGVSIGIQKSCDDLLLKIEGYLSEGYKKIKVKIKPGYDLEPLTKIRERFGFNIPLMADANSAYSLEDLDHLKKLDPLKLLMIEQPLAFDDMIDHAVLQKQLDTPICLDESICSAEDARKAIELDSCRIINLKIGRVGGLTEAKKIHDLCQKNNIPVWCGGMLEAGVGRAHNIAITALSNFTIAGDTSASDRYWQEDIIQPEVEMSAPGKIAVPTSAGIGYKLNEQVIKKYMIGKKIYTNDI; from the coding sequence TTGAAGATTGACAGAATAGAGCTTCTTCACTTAAAGATGCCTTTGCTTCATCCGTTTGAGACAAGCTTCGGCAGACTGACAGAAAAGGATTTCTATCTTATTAAAATGTTCAGTGGCGAGCATATTGGCTATGGAGAGTCTGTTGCTATGCCAAATCCAGGGTATACAGAAGAAACTACAGGGACTTCCGCCTATATGATGGAGGAATTTTTAATTCCGCTCCTGTTTAACAGTAAGATAAATCACCCTGACGATGTTTCTGCCATTTTTTCGCCTATAAGAAGAAATAATATGGCAAAAGCTGCATTAGAAGGTGCAGTTTGGGACCTTTATAGCAAAAAAAGAAAAATATCCCTTGCACATGCTCTTGGGGGAACAAGGGAGAGTATTGATGTTGGTGTGAGCATCGGTATCCAAAAGTCATGCGATGATCTTCTTCTCAAAATAGAAGGGTATTTATCGGAGGGCTATAAAAAAATCAAAGTTAAGATTAAGCCAGGCTATGATTTGGAGCCATTGACTAAAATCAGAGAAAGATTCGGCTTTAATATTCCGCTAATGGCGGATGCGAACTCGGCTTATTCTCTTGAGGATTTGGACCATTTAAAGAAATTGGATCCCTTAAAGCTATTGATGATCGAACAGCCCTTGGCATTTGATGATATGATTGACCACGCAGTCTTGCAAAAACAGCTGGACACACCCATCTGTTTGGATGAAAGCATCTGTTCAGCAGAAGATGCTCGTAAAGCGATTGAGCTTGATAGCTGCAGAATCATCAATTTAAAGATTGGTCGTGTCGGTGGTTTGACAGAAGCAAAAAAAATTCATGATTTATGCCAAAAAAACAATATCCCTGTCTGGTGCGGTGGGATGCTTGAAGCAGGTGTTGGCAGAGCGCATAATATTGCCATAACCGCTCTTTCAAACTTTACGATTGCCGGCGATACATCGGCATCTGACCGTTATTGGCAGGAGGATATTATCCAGCCTGAGGTAGAAATGTCTGCTCCAGGAAAAATAGCTGTTCCGACAAGTGCCGGAATCGGTTATAAATTAAACGAGCAAGTAATTAAAAAGTACATGATTGGAAAAAAGATATATACTAATGACATATAA
- a CDS encoding M20 peptidase aminoacylase family protein has product MKEKVQEWVDKKAAEMKEMYHYLHEHAEISWEEKETTKFICKQLDALDIPYKTFSDQTGAVGLWGNGKGPTIGVRTDMDALWQNVNGTWKANHSCGHDAHMTIVLFTLKCLKELGVEPKGMIKSFFQPAEEKGAGALSFVHKNLLDDVDYLLGLHLRPIQEMRFNEASPAIYHGAAASFKGRIYGLQAHAARYHLGINVIDSLTAINMAIRSIPLNPIIPASAKMTFVQGGGKSFNIIPDYAEFGIDVRAQTNEAMDQLIDQLKRSIYHAGEANGAKVELELLSEMPAASNNAMMEDVVSASIKEVLGEKGLVSPPVTPGGEDFHFYPKSMEHLQATMIGLGTDLKPGLHHPNMSFELDSLVNGVKIMTLSVLRLNGDIK; this is encoded by the coding sequence TTGAAAGAGAAAGTACAAGAATGGGTTGACAAAAAAGCAGCAGAAATGAAAGAAATGTACCATTATTTGCATGAGCATGCAGAAATCAGCTGGGAGGAGAAAGAAACAACTAAATTTATTTGTAAGCAGCTTGATGCACTTGACATACCGTATAAGACATTTTCTGACCAGACAGGAGCAGTCGGGTTATGGGGAAATGGCAAAGGTCCGACAATTGGTGTGCGTACAGATATGGATGCATTATGGCAAAATGTGAACGGTACATGGAAAGCGAACCATTCCTGCGGACATGATGCACATATGACAATCGTGCTTTTTACCCTTAAGTGCTTAAAGGAATTAGGCGTTGAGCCAAAGGGAATGATTAAAAGCTTCTTCCAGCCGGCAGAGGAAAAAGGAGCTGGAGCACTTTCATTCGTACATAAAAACCTTTTGGATGATGTTGATTATTTACTGGGACTTCATCTGCGACCAATTCAAGAAATGAGGTTTAATGAAGCATCACCTGCCATTTATCATGGAGCAGCTGCTTCATTTAAAGGGCGGATTTACGGGTTGCAGGCACATGCTGCACGTTATCATTTGGGGATAAATGTTATTGACAGTCTTACTGCCATCAATATGGCAATACGTTCTATTCCACTAAATCCAATCATACCTGCATCTGCGAAAATGACGTTTGTTCAAGGTGGAGGGAAAAGCTTTAATATTATCCCTGATTATGCAGAGTTTGGTATTGATGTGCGTGCGCAAACGAATGAAGCAATGGATCAGCTTATCGATCAATTAAAGAGAAGTATTTATCATGCAGGAGAAGCGAATGGTGCAAAGGTAGAGCTTGAGCTTCTGTCAGAAATGCCTGCTGCAAGTAATAATGCGATGATGGAAGATGTAGTTTCAGCAAGCATAAAAGAAGTGCTTGGAGAAAAAGGGTTAGTTTCTCCGCCTGTCACACCAGGTGGAGAGGATTTTCATTTTTACCCGAAAAGCATGGAGCATCTTCAAGCGACAATGATTGGACTAGGAACAGACCTTAAGCCAGGGCTGCATCACCCTAATATGTCATTTGAGCTGGACAGCTTGGTGAATGGGGTAAAAATAATGACATTAAGCGTTTTGAGGCTGAATGGAGATATAAAATAA
- a CDS encoding YczE/YyaS/YitT family protein — MGALLNARQLTWRTVIFIVGLLIMSFGIVLLIKADLGSAPWDVLNIGLFYQLGLTIGSWTIIVGFFVLFVSAVLSRTIPKAGAFLNMLLVGLFIDLFLLMPFMKTPEALLGRSVMFLLGLVIMAYGMGLYISAKLGAGPRDSLMLVLSQRLGMSISTTRFIMEAIVLFSGWLMGGPVFWGTVVYAVIIGKIAGVSIPQCQSWTDMLLAKVQKSHQLNKKIVNNRSADI, encoded by the coding sequence ATGGGTGCCTTATTGAATGCAAGACAGCTCACATGGCGAACGGTAATATTTATTGTCGGCCTGCTTATCATGTCATTTGGCATTGTCCTTTTAATTAAAGCAGATTTAGGATCTGCACCATGGGATGTACTAAACATCGGCTTATTTTACCAACTTGGGTTAACGATCGGAAGCTGGACGATAATAGTCGGCTTTTTTGTCCTTTTTGTCAGTGCTGTTCTGTCTAGAACTATCCCGAAAGCCGGCGCATTTCTTAATATGCTGCTAGTGGGGCTATTTATTGATTTGTTTTTGCTTATGCCGTTTATGAAGACACCAGAAGCATTACTTGGTAGAAGTGTGATGTTTTTACTAGGCTTAGTCATTATGGCGTATGGCATGGGCTTATATATTTCCGCTAAACTCGGAGCTGGTCCAAGGGACAGTCTTATGCTTGTTTTATCACAAAGGCTTGGGATGAGTATTTCCACGACAAGATTTATTATGGAGGCAATTGTACTTTTTTCAGGCTGGCTGATGGGCGGACCTGTTTTTTGGGGCACAGTGGTTTATGCCGTTATCATTGGAAAAATAGCTGGAGTTAGTATCCCGCAATGCCAAAGCTGGACAGATATGCTGTTGGCGAAAGTTCAAAAATCACATCAATTAAATAAAAAAATTGTGAATAATAGGAGTGCAGATATATGA
- the cymR gene encoding cysteine metabolism transcriptional regulator CymR, with amino-acid sequence MKISTKGRYGLTIMMELAKKHGEGPISLKSIAQTNDLSEHYLEQLVAPLRNAGYVRSIRGAYGGYVLGDDPKNITAGDIIRTLEGPISPVEGIEDEEPAKKALWMKIRDAVKDVLDSTTIEDLANHKEEGDSESYMFYI; translated from the coding sequence ATGAAAATCTCAACAAAAGGCCGTTACGGCTTAACAATTATGATGGAATTAGCAAAAAAGCATGGAGAAGGCCCAATTTCTTTGAAGTCAATTGCCCAGACAAATGATTTGTCTGAACATTATTTGGAGCAGCTTGTCGCGCCGCTTCGCAACGCAGGCTATGTTCGCAGCATTAGAGGAGCTTACGGAGGGTATGTGCTTGGCGATGACCCCAAAAACATCACTGCTGGGGATATCATTCGTACATTAGAAGGCCCGATTAGCCCTGTTGAAGGAATCGAGGATGAGGAGCCTGCCAAAAAAGCTCTTTGGATGAAAATCCGTGATGCGGTCAAGGACGTGCTTGATTCTACTACAATTGAGGATTTGGCGAACCATAAAGAAGAAGGCGATTCTGAATCCTACATGTTCTATATTTAA
- a CDS encoding cysteine desulfurase family protein, translating to MEHIYVDHAATSPMHPKVIEKMHEVMQQAYGNPSSIHTFGRQARKIIDNARNSLAASIGAQETEIIITSGGTEADNHAIFGVADSYQHKGKHIITTEIEHHAVLIACQELEKKGFDVTYLPVNEFGVIDLDVLKRELRDDTILVTIMYGNNEVGAVQPITEIGQLLLDHQALFHTDAVQAYGVEDIDVKKQHINLLSVSSHKINGPKGIGFLYLENGIQLSPRLFGGEQERKRRAGTENVPALAAFQLAAEIAISERLEKRQKYEAYKNILVQTLKEHKIEFQQNGLVENTLPHVLNLSFPGTNVEALLVNLDLAGIAASSGSACTAGSIDPSHVLVSMYGENSERTKNSIRFSFGLYNTEEQIKHVGSELSKIVQRLTAK from the coding sequence TTGGAACATATATATGTGGATCATGCGGCAACATCGCCGATGCATCCAAAAGTTATTGAAAAAATGCATGAAGTAATGCAGCAAGCTTATGGTAACCCTTCAAGTATCCATACTTTCGGACGACAAGCCCGAAAAATTATTGATAATGCGAGAAACAGTCTTGCTGCGAGCATCGGGGCACAAGAAACGGAAATTATTATTACAAGCGGTGGGACTGAAGCAGACAATCATGCCATATTCGGTGTAGCAGACAGCTACCAGCATAAGGGCAAGCATATTATTACAACTGAAATTGAGCATCATGCCGTACTAATTGCCTGTCAGGAGCTGGAGAAGAAAGGCTTTGATGTCACATATCTACCAGTTAATGAATTTGGTGTTATTGATCTTGATGTGTTGAAAAGGGAATTAAGAGACGATACTATTCTTGTAACAATCATGTATGGAAACAATGAGGTCGGAGCAGTTCAGCCTATCACAGAAATAGGGCAGTTGCTATTAGATCATCAAGCGCTTTTCCATACAGATGCTGTCCAAGCATACGGTGTAGAGGATATTGATGTGAAGAAGCAGCATATTAATCTGTTGTCCGTCTCCTCTCACAAAATCAATGGGCCAAAAGGGATTGGCTTTCTCTATTTAGAGAACGGCATTCAGCTTTCACCTCGTTTATTTGGCGGTGAACAGGAAAGAAAACGTAGAGCTGGAACGGAAAATGTTCCAGCATTAGCAGCCTTCCAGCTCGCAGCAGAGATTGCTATTTCTGAGAGACTGGAAAAAAGGCAAAAGTACGAAGCATATAAAAATATACTCGTTCAAACCTTGAAAGAACACAAAATTGAGTTCCAGCAAAACGGATTAGTTGAAAATACACTGCCACATGTTTTAAACTTAAGCTTTCCTGGAACAAATGTAGAGGCCTTGCTCGTCAATCTTGACTTGGCTGGTATTGCCGCATCAAGCGGTTCTGCTTGTACAGCAGGCTCCATCGATCCTTCTCATGTGCTTGTAAGCATGTATGGGGAGAATTCGGAAAGGACGAAAAACTCTATTCGATTTAGCTTCGGGTTATACAATACAGAAGAACAGATCAAGCATGTCGGAAGCGAGCTGTCAAAAATCGTGCAAAGGTTGACAGCCAAATAA